Sequence from the Maniola jurtina chromosome 23, ilManJurt1.1, whole genome shotgun sequence genome:
GCAGTGGTTTAAAGCGGGTTTCTAAAGTTTTACATTACATATTTACCTCGCTCTGTACTATATCAAGCACGAATTTCTCGCGCGTAGAAATGTACTTTATGTGGTGGAGATCGAGGTCAATATGCTATATAAAGTTATAGAAATTCTTCTCAATTTCCTGCGAATGTGAATCAATCTATAAGTACCTTTACAATGAAatgttgaataatatttttaaaactatttactaAATTAAACATTAGAAATATTTTCAGCGCATGCCCAATCCAATGGGTGGTATGGGAGGGCCTAAACCTTGTATGATGGGTCCACACGGGATGGGACCAAGGATGATGCCAGGACCAAATCTCAATGCAATGAATGGTGAGTCCTgaaatattcatcatcatcatcatcaatccattgccggctcactgctgagcgctatagtccaccacgccacttggctcactactgagtacagatctcctctcaaaatgataAGAGTTTgactatagtccaccacactacttcacacaactttgagcaTGAATGAGTGTCTTGAACATTATTTCTTTCTAGAACTTTCAGCcatcctcacgatgttttccgttAAAGCTTCagcaaagcaagtgatataattgCTTAATACATACAACTTACAGGTGTAAGTTACAGGTGTGTCCGGGATTGACGCCCGGACACTCACCTGTAACTTTGTACCCGATGGATTtagattattaaaaatcccgtcgaaactcttagattttctgcGAGAAAATATAGTCtgtgtgttaattcagggtataagctatctccattcctttcagtgAAATCGGTTCAACCATTGGGcataaaggagtaacaaatattcaAACTTTCACATCAccacccatcactacccatattataaatgctaaagtgtgtttctttattgctttgttggttggtccttcaatcgtggtcgcaacggagcaaaggattgacctgatttttttgcacggatatatttaaagacctggagagtgatatgggtattttttataccagaaaatcaaagagtttccttgGTTTATAACattacattttcgcatttataatattagtagtgattaGCTTTGAACTAATTCGCCTTATATTTTTAGTCATTATCAAAAAATTGCAAACACTTATGTATTCTATACAGGTGGTATAATGATGGAGGGTGGTATGATGGGCGCCATGGTTCACGGAGACTGTGGGCCGGAGCATCAGCATCAGCACCATGGAATGCCCATGAACGGACCCATGTGCGATGAATACGGGCGCGGGAGGagcgtaagtatttttttatgtcAAAACCTCCGCTATATTGAATTTATCATAACATTGTACGGAAGCAGTGTGTTGTGTGTCGACTGTAACAATAGAAAGATCTTCCTTCGAGCGAGTCTCATGCTCGGGGCCCAGCTGGTCCGCCCGGAGCCCAGCTGGTCCGTTAGGGGCCCAGCTAGTCCAATCGTTATATTTTGAAAGGAAAAATATCGTAACTCACTTTTTCAGCAATTTTGATCAtatgtttagtaaaaaaaaaccgacgaattgagaacctcctccttttttggaagtcggttaaaaagtgctCTTTTATCtgctttgttttgtttttggtttaaactctttattgcacataaaaaataaaatgtacaaaaGCGAACATAACACCTAGAGGTATTCTCTTCCAGTTAACCTTCGGTAGTGGGGACTGGCTCTTgttccaaataaaaaaatataagcgaCGTTTTAAGAGATAGTATGTACACCGTTTTTTTTGAGGTTTCAAGACCGTATTTACTTTAGCCCAAACGTACCTTCAAAAAATCTTGCAGGGAGAAGCTGCGTTGCTTTTTGACTAGTAAAATCACAAAGAAGGACAGTATCCTAAATTTTTCTGTTCTTGCAGATGGGGCCGGGTGACCCAGGCGGGTTAGGTCCAGGGCTTGGGCCCGGTATGGGCCACAAGTCATCTCGTAGCCCAAAATCACCACCCTCAGACATCGACTGGCAGAAGTTGCACCACCACTTCTTTGACGAGAGCAAAAGTATGGACACTGATCTGAGTAAGAACTTTTTTAAACTtgctagtttttagggttccgtcccaaaacggaaaaaatggaacccttaatATGGTGCTACTTTccccgtccgtccttccgtccgtctgtctgtcacagtcgattatCTCAGTAACTATTAAAGATATCAACATTAAATTTAGAATAGGCGGAAACAATAGTGGCCCAAcatcattgaaataaaaaaaaccgaaaaacgTTTATTGTGTGATTAACAAAGGTGGGAAATAGGAGGTTTGAAAtcacaaagtaagataactatatcacgtgtacattttaaaacagatttctatttatttttatgcacagtAATTCGTTAATTTTGTTGTCCCAGGTACGCAAGTAAAGTCCCCTTGTTCGGAGCGGGGCGGGTGCCTGCCGCCGCCGCCCTACGGAGCTTCGCCACTACACAGATCCGCCTCCGTGCCTATCGGTAAAATTGCTTtctaaagcaaaaaaaaaaccaattttcTGTTTTTGGTTTACTTTTTCATTCCtctaaaactagtatttttacgTGTTGAGACTAGCTAAAAGTGGCTACGCTTGGATgaaattttatacataatattatatgtatagtgtATGTTACTTGTCTATAAAGTCgttttctaatggtgaaagaattccCCTATTCTCTGTTAATTACAATTGCCCCTACTCTCTGTTAATTAGAATTGCCCCTATTCTCTGTTAATTAGAATTGCCCCTACTCTCTGTTAATTAGAATTGCCCCTATTATCTGTTAATTAGAATTGCCCCTAACATTTTAAATCTTCACAGCGACACAATCGCCCTCACAAGGCAGCGGTGTACAAATGCCCATGTCAGCGGAGGCTTCAAGAGCGGGCTCCGCGCTCAGTAGCCCCGCGCACTGCAAACAGAAATCCGACCCTCCAGGTCTGtatatcattatattatttatatctcaGACATATACAGAACACTCGTTCATTTAGACATACAGTGTAAATACACATGTACGAAAATCAGTCGTACACATAAATGCACAAATGTGCGGACACATACGGACGTATACGCACGAGCGCACGCACGCAAACACGCACCAGCGTGTACACTTTGCTACtcaaattatgtttatttattaacgcCATTGTTCAATCATTTTAGGCTGTGTGATATAATTATAAGAGTCAAATAGATCATTGAGCTAAGTTATCGAATTTAGAGACATGAACTGTCAATCGAGCTttttgttaatgataataagatgaatttaaaattgtaaacaaAATCTTTGCTTAAAAATTGATCTGTCACATTACTCACATTAATACATAAGGTAGTCGacgaaataatataataatgtttgtaCATGTATTATGTGGCCCACAATCCAAACACACACTAAAAATGCTAGTGCATATTTAGCTAAGTTGCATCGAAACGAATTAACGCATCGCAAAATGCAATATTAATTCGTAAACGAGAAAAAAacaaaacgagacagcattaagTCGTATGATTTagtgctgtctcgttttaattcatTGATGAGTACGAAACAAATTGACGTAGCGATGTGACTTATCTTAATGTGCGCTCGGTCTAATAAACAAAAACGTAGAAGCCATAGAAGTAGAAATGCATGTTGTTATTTTATCTGTGTTAGACATTTTCCCAACCACAATTTTTatgaacaatttaatttttatttctaaatttgactggattaattttatttagtttggtTTGAAGTTTGCACACttgattttctttaatttttttctgtagtTGTAATgcgtatttttttgttttccccCCTCCCTCGCAAAACGCTTGACCGCTTGAAATCCCACCGCGTGATGAAATAACAACGACAAATCATTAAAAACATTCAAATTGGAATCAAACACGCCAATATAAATGGCTTTGATGGAAATGTTGGATCAAACGTTGGCCAAATAAAGAGATACTAGAGAAGTTGGACGATGGCGTGTTTGTCCGCACGCTCCAATGCTTGGCGGCGCAGCAACAGAAGAACCAACAAGGCGGGAATCACTCAAAGGAACCTAGTTTGATGCCCGTGCCGTCCCCGCAACAAATATCGTATCTCAACCAGTTCGAAGGTAATCTAGCTTTTGTCGATGacggaaataatttttaatatcggTTGACTGAGAACACTGAAATGGAcaaatacaagtacgctggaaaggtgtgccatacaaaatgacagttactTTTTGTGCCGTTTCGAAGCGCCCCACCGAGCGTACAGAGAGTTAAAATCGCACTATATATCAAACGATCTTCGTGTCGACACTATGTTGAAGATGTCCCATCACCAACATTTAGTTTCGAGTACGcttacatgacgctcactgctgctattagCGCCAAAATGGCTAAACTCAAGCTTCAAAGACAGGTctgcaatcgcaagtccagcgtacttgtatcaGTAGATGTCAGTGGCTGGGCCTAAATTAGCAAtataaaagtatgtatttttcAACAACGAAACATTAATTATACGGATTCTTTCAGCACAGAATCCTAAGAAACATGTTTTggaacatatttttgaagaattATTTCCGTTCAGGACAAAAAATTTGTGCGATGTAAAAACGCttttttgtgtgtatgtgcgtgtgtgtgtgtttataaAGAAAGATGGTCAAATATGGTATTTTGAACTATACCATCCGCCCAATTCATAGATAATGAAAAAATTTATAGAACATGTTTGGAAAAAcacaaactttaaaaaaaatgtgatgcTTTCAAAATTATCTTTGGCCATCTTTTAAATTCAAGATTTTGTTATTCGACTTCTCAAACTAAGATTTTTAAGAACTAGACGTTTAAGAGGTCGCTTCTTACAATAttctgttttgtttttttatgcaTTGTATTCGTAACTTTCGTTTCATTTTGGTGGTGGTTGGTGAAAATGTGCTAACATACTTTCATACTCTATGGCTAATTTGTTCTCTCTGTTTGTACGTACACCCTCTATCAACGCTATAAATATCCATTGGAATTTCAACGTTGTGACGACGTGGTAAGGTCTATATTTCATTGACACTTGTTTTGTTTAATCAGGTCAAGAATTAACGATACAAAAACAACCAAACACATCGTTAAAGGACAACGGACCGCCTTCAAACAGTGGAGGACAGACGCCACAATCTAGTTCTAATCAGAAATCACCTGCAGGGTAAGAAGCCTATCATATTATAATTGTAGAAatgttaaaatatgttttttcaaTGCTCCCTAAACTGCAGATTAGCAGTTAATTCTTTTATATACATCACATGTTTTCCcgaaagttttaaatttttaacaaaatcttCCTATTAAATCTGGGTCATTTTAAAAAACTTGGAGTTCTCGAAAGAATTTTTAACttgaaagtattttaatttcaagcTAAAGTAACAATACGGAATTTAGTCGTCCTTTACATATAAACAGCTTTTTGGAGTCTTTAATATCACACAGAAATTAGTCTTCTTTGGAATATAAATAGTCTCTAAGAATTTGTTCTCTCTTGtctctaagtatttttttttgtgccaGCATGATGCCAGGAACGCCAGAGCCACACTCGTCGCTGTCGGAGCAGAGGTCGGGGCGGTTCTCCATGGAGCAGAGTCCCGGCCCTGGCTTCAACAACCCACAGACACCCACCTCCGCTGCAAACACCTCCAGTTCCAAGCAAGGTCAGTCACCAGCCTTTAGACACCAGGCAAGTGTTGCCAGCCTGATGCCAGGAACGCCAGAGCCGCACTCGTGGCTATCGGGGCAGGGGTCGGAAGCAGAGTCCCGGCCCTGGCTTCAACAACCAACAGACACCCACCTCTGCTGCCAATACCTCCAGTTCCAAGTGAGTCATCAGTCTTCAGGCAAGTATTACCAGCATGATGCCAGAAACGCCAGAGCCGCACTCGTTGCTGTCAAGGCAGCGGTCGGGGCGGTTCTCCATGGAGTAGAGTCCCGACCCTGGCTTCAACAACCCACAGACACCCACCTCCGCTACCAACACCTCCAGTTCTAACCAAGGAGAGTCaccagtttttaacccccgacccaaaaagaggggtgttataagtttgacgtgtgtatctgtgtatctgtgtctttgtatctgtgtatctgtgtatctgtctgtggcatcgtagcgcctaaacgaatgaaccaattttaatttagttttttttgtttgaaaggtggcttgatcgagagtgttcttagctataatctaaaaaaatcggttcagccgtttaagagttatcagctcttttctagttttcttgtaaaaaagtaggttagataaccgttaggttcataatattatgtcaatagacaaatgtcaagctgtcaagatggacgttgcctaaatacataattatttatttgaaaatgatggtttggaaaactcaaatactttggatcgtcgggggtgttataaatttttaatttacacttgttagacaTCAGGCAAACGTTACCAGCATGATGCCAGATACGCCATTGCGTctgtacttttttttaacatatgTTTAAGTTTTTGCCGTAATACATATATGGATCCTTTCCATATATGTATTACGAACCAATGATACAGTTTTGGCCTGTCATATGAGCCATGAATAGTTTTGATTTTAATTCTCAAATATTGCATTCCAAATTGAATTACAGACGAGAAATCCCGGCCGAGTCCTTCATCAAACAGATCGAGTCAAGACAGTGCATCAAAAACACCACAACGAGAGGGTAGAGAGGGGCGAGAAGGACCCTCACTCAGCCAAGGGCCCTACGCACCCTCCTCCACGGCCAAAAGCAGCTGCAGTGTCGTGTCCACCCCATCCCACCCTGACGACACCATGGCATCTAACACTGAGGTAAGTTGGTACACCACAAAAGGAGTCACAATTAGTAAAAAACCCCCTCGATTTAATAGGCAACAAAAAGTTCAGTAAAACTTGATAAAGGATTTAGAAACTGAAAAGTTAGGTAAAAGCGATGAAAATTTCTATAGCTTAGTATCTTGATGGGTACAAAGTTAGGCATCCTGGGGATGGGCATAGACTACtgtttgtcctggaaaatcaaagagtttcctcaGGATTTTCAAAGGCCCTATTTAACCTGTGCAAAATTACAGCTTTCTAtgtccaagggtttgggctgggcattgatgagtcagtgagtcaggactgTTATAATATTTGATTCCATTTTCAGACGACGTTATCGGGCGGTCCGAACAGCACGAGCTTGCCGGGCCCCTTCCCCGGGCCGTGCAGTATGAGCCGGCCGGACAACATCCCCATCAACCCCAACCAGGGCCCCAATGGCCCCATGGGCCCTTCCACTTCCTCCTTCGACCCCATCTCCTCGCTAGCGCAGATGTCGCAGCAGCTCACCAACACAGTGGGCGGCGGGGGCCCCGGCCCGGGCGGTCCCATGGGGCCCAACGGCGGTGGCATGGGGCCCTTCGGCTCGGGGCCCCACCACATGCAGCACCACCACTCCATGCACCCGCACGGACATCCGCACATGATGATGAATGACTTAGGTAGGTCGTAGGTTTTTTCTGTTGATTAATCAAGCGTTTCGttaatgtttgttttgtttgattgTTCTTGTATTgaacaatttcaattttgccattCACAAATCATGGTACTTCCTCTCtctcttctctctctctctgttctCTTAAAATGGTTTACCGATTTAACCATGATGAAGTAACTCTGCAGGAAAAAGGAAGAAAACATACAGAAACACTTTTGAAATCGCATTTTAAGAACGGGTAGGTTTAAAATCAAATTatacttttgtttatttaatgttTTGAACTACACAGGTTGCCACATGGACAATATGGGACCTGGCATGGGCGGACCTATGGAAGGAATGATGAGCGGAGGCGACTTTCCACCAGACATGAACCTCAGTCCCAAAATGAGCGGCGGCCCTATGGGCGGGCCCATGGGGCCTATGGGACCCGACGCATCTATGATGGGCCCAAGAATGGGCGGACCTGGAAAAATGCCCCCATTCAACGGAGCGAACGTTCAAGTCAAAGCAAGCGCGCCTAACACGATACAGTATTTACCCACGAGGCCTCAAATGCCCTGTAACACAGGCCCCAGAGGCCCCCCCAGTTTGGACTTCTTACAACGAGTCACGAATCCAATGCAAATGGACAGCAGTAAAGGTGTTCAATACTTCCCTGGCGCGAGAGGGATGGATATGGAAGGAAGCATGCGAGGTGTTATGAGAGCGCCTGGAGGGATGTTGAGAATGCCACATTACCCCGCAGGGTTTAACTCCCCACCTAAAATGGCGGGTGACCCATTCGGTGGACCCGGGCCTAATCCGATGTGCGGGCCTAACTTCCGAGGAGTCAAAGGTGGTATGGGGCCTGGAGGAGTCAGAATGGGCGCGGCGCAGCCTCTACCGCCATCTATGGGAGGCCCAGGACCGGGTTTCAAAGGGCAGGGTTTCGCTATGCCTTCGACTGCTGATCCCAACTACGCGGCGCAGTTTCACAATTTCCAACAACAATTGTACGCAACGGGAAGCCGTGGGGCGCAACCTCACGCAGGTTACCCTCCCTATCAGCCGTCCAAGTGATGACAGCACGCTGCCGTGGCTTGCGGACTCTCCACGTCTATATAACTCATgccaataaaaaaaagaatcgaaaattatgactttaatcttttcctCTCACTTAAACAGTACGCTTGGGTATACTGTGTGAGTGGGATGGCATGATTAGCGCGGTTGCGTTTCGATTAGTTTGTTTATTAGAACGAGTTACACCCGCGTTCCTCTCACACCGGCCGCTCGACTCGAGGCTTTTATAAAACCCCGGGACTGGAAGCGTATTCGCGAACGTACTTAATGTATTAATTATACACCAGTGAAAAAAGAATCGAgagatcaaaatatttttgttaatgtTTTTAGTTAGCCCGTTTGTATTAAATGAGATTCTGTCGACCGGCGGCGTCGAGTTTTGCGTAAAGCGGCGTCCATATCAACAAAAATTTGCGTCgcgtttcaaatatttattacaaatcgtcaatgatttatattattatgtctacgagaaaaaaaaattgaatttccgACGAATACAGCTTTCTTGACACGACGCAATTTTTTGTTGTGGACGTGACTTAAAGGCCAGACGAGCGTAACTTTGTGAGTTCTAAATCGcgtaatattaacaaaaaaagcAAAAACTCTTTGTGGCATATGCTCCAAACCGGCCTTAATATGAAACAGAATGAAGCTATTAAGGTGGATCCGCATTTGCGCACGTGCACGAACCATGCACACAATAAGAACATGATGTGGACTGGATGTGTTTACGAGTGGTTTGCGTGCATATTGTACAAGTCACGGCGTGCACATGTTCGTGAGTTTAGGAGCAAGTACAAACGTGATAGATGCGCTCGCGACATACATGCGCACAGAGACATTGACGCGTCCATATGTCTTCGACGCTTGTTATGTGCATGGTTCGTGCACATACGCAGATGTGGATCCTCCTTTACGTTCGTTTGGCCTTACAATTAACAGTTTTGCGTTAGGTCGTACGCGCCGATTATATCGCTCAGTTAGACTGCTCTCTGGCTGGGCggaactttattatattttagcgAATGCGTGAGTTTGTACAAATTGTACAAATTTAGATGTGTTATCGTGTAGTctacataatttaaaagtaCAGTCGTAAGCGTATTTTTGCTATGGCAATAAATgtagtttttatctttttttttaatgcaaacaTGTCAGGTTTCAGCGTATCGGTTCCTTTACTTAGctatggttttttttatatatgatTCCTATGCACACAGATATCTAgtcaattttgaaattaatatccGATCCTGTGTTAGAGCGAGTGAAACAGTCGAATCAACAGCACAGAGTAGAAAATAACAGAAGGTTCTCCAAGCGTacacgttgcgaaattaaaatcggtgttacTGAATTTTTGATTTGAAACCAAGAAGctttaggtttattttactctgacgttgtTGCGTTTTGATCTCGAATTCTACCAACGTtgggtgagatgtaaaatctcatactaagcacaggtCAGTGTTTAGGTTGACCTCGTCGTCACACGGGTCAGGTGTGAGTGCGCCTGTTATCGTTCGTTGCATTGAGAGGACCTTCTGTGAACTTTCTATTTTGTGTCCACAGTTTGGTACCAGGAATGCAACAGAAGTACATAATATCTTATGTGTATGGCGTCTTGTGAACTAGTCCAATCAGAATTTGAGAGAATACgaatcaagttttttttttacaatatcgCTGTGTTGTAAACTAAAATGATAGATTGCTATCCTTTTAATAATACTCTCTTTGGAAAGGGACatcactagatttagacctgtcagtGTGTACGATGgaataattacataattaggtattattatcatTCTGTTCTACACACTCTCTaagtctaaatatattgctatcacTTTCATATGGGTTCCTATGGACAAGGATAGCACTAGCTACAAGGATAGTTAGTACCTGTCAATTTACAGATTATGTACATTAGAATTGGCTACA
This genomic interval carries:
- the LOC123877330 gene encoding collagen alpha-1(III) chain-like isoform X1 is translated as MIKEKEKGGGARLKDEPNDPAEPGHGSRPPSASLPTPAALKKEPDEPAHRVKMEPHSQGGEDSNADLGVDGIKTEIDGLMDSDGDPTKSPQCELGGPGSLKSERLSSDSNDIIDPQTGLRGSTGNLQDGNPNCRNPNGPENMGSCRMGNSGPMGPGVSMGPMSSEAQTLPSNVISKQSGSMEQSQIFVFSTMLANKGAESVISGQHHSIIAYHCAQPATKKYLEKHPLKIGQFNKQNPAQWLNNLAMAKSRAGMRGGPNMMGGPNQMGHMMGGPMGPNMGPMGHGGPMGHMGPSMMGHSRMGGPGNQMMMMKGGPGQMGQMGPGMGPMDGFPGGTPSCGVMDGLGADGEMPWDTKNSSVMSNGMANGPSQMPPCSEAGDNNSGDNNMPCQPGPKVSSAGVKIPDENLTPQQRAHREEQLATIRKMQQILFPESGSNPNQPGDGSQPPSDINPPISSANMNMSYPPMSAHGPMGPGPNGPMVSMPSSMSSGPSCTMSGPMGPNGPMGGPMGPGGPMGPNGPMGGPMGNMGPGMGMGGHGSMGPNGMMGPNGPMMSGMGPNGPMGPMGPCGMKGIRGPCGGPDMKSGMCTDMHMGRGCGGPMGKYFQRMPNPMGGMGGPKPCMMGPHGMGPRMMPGPNLNAMNGGIMMEGGMMGAMVHGDCGPEHQHQHHGMPMNGPMCDEYGRGRSMGPGDPGGLGPGLGPGMGHKSSRSPKSPPSDIDWQKLHHHFFDESKSMDTDLSTQVKSPCSERGGCLPPPPYGASPLHRSASVPIATQSPSQGSGVQMPMSAEASRAGSALSSPAHCKQKSDPPEILEKLDDGVFVRTLQCLAAQQQKNQQGGNHSKEPSLMPVPSPQQISYLNQFEGQELTIQKQPNTSLKDNGPPSNSGGQTPQSSSNQKSPAGMMPGTPEPHSSLSEQRSGRFSMEQSPGPGFNNPQTPTSAANTSSSKQDEKSRPSPSSNRSSQDSASKTPQREGREGREGPSLSQGPYAPSSTAKSSCSVVSTPSHPDDTMASNTETTLSGGPNSTSLPGPFPGPCSMSRPDNIPINPNQGPNGPMGPSTSSFDPISSLAQMSQQLTNTVGGGGPGPGGPMGPNGGGMGPFGSGPHHMQHHHSMHPHGHPHMMMNDLGCHMDNMGPGMGGPMEGMMSGGDFPPDMNLSPKMSGGPMGGPMGPMGPDASMMGPRMGGPGKMPPFNGANVQVKASAPNTIQYLPTRPQMPCNTGPRGPPSLDFLQRVTNPMQMDSSKGVQYFPGARGMDMEGSMRGVMRAPGGMLRMPHYPAGFNSPPKMAGDPFGGPGPNPMCGPNFRGVKGGMGPGGVRMGAAQPLPPSMGGPGPGFKGQGFAMPSTADPNYAAQFHNFQQQLYATGSRGAQPHAGYPPYQPSK
- the LOC123877330 gene encoding collagen alpha-2(I) chain-like isoform X3, which gives rise to MIKEKEKGGGARLKDEPNDPAEPGHGSRPPSASLPTPAALKKEPDEPAHRVKMEPHSQGGEDSNADLGVDGIKTEIDGLMDSDGDPTKSPQCELGGPGSLKSERLSSDSNDIIDPQTGLRGSTGNLQDGNPNCRNPNGPENMGSCRMGNSGPMGPGVSMGPMSSEAQTLPSNVISKQSGSMEQSQIFVFSTMLANKGAESVISGQHHSIIAYHCAQPATKKYLEKHPLKIGQFNKQNPAQWLNNLAMAKSRAGMRGGPNMMGGPNQMGHMMGGPMGPNMGPMGHGGPMGHMGPSMMGHSRMGGPGNQMMMMKGGPGQMGQMGPGMGPMDGFPGGTPSCGVMDGLGADGEMPWDTKNSSVMSNGMANGPSQMPPCSEAGDNNSGDNNMPCQPGPKGVKIPDENLTPQQRAHREEQLATIRKMQQILFPESGSNPNQPGDGSQPPSDINPPISSANMNMSYPPMSAHGPMGPGPNGPMVSMPSSMSSGPSCTMSGPMGPNGPMGGPMGPGGPMGPNGPMGGPMGNMGPGMGMGGHGSMGPNGMMGPNGPMMSGMGPNGPMGPMGPCGMKGIRGPCGGPDMKSGMCTDMHMGRGCGGPMGKYFQRMPNPMGGMGGPKPCMMGPHGMGPRMMPGPNLNAMNGGIMMEGGMMGAMVHGDCGPEHQHQHHGMPMNGPMCDEYGRGRSMGPGDPGGLGPGLGPGMGHKSSRSPKSPPSDIDWQKLHHHFFDESKSMDTDLSTQVKSPCSERGGCLPPPPYGASPLHRSASVPIATQSPSQGSGVQMPMSAEASRAGSALSSPAHCKQKSDPPEILEKLDDGVFVRTLQCLAAQQQKNQQGGNHSKEPSLMPVPSPQQISYLNQFEGQELTIQKQPNTSLKDNGPPSNSGGQTPQSSSNQKSPAGMMPGTPEPHSSLSEQRSGRFSMEQSPGPGFNNPQTPTSAANTSSSKQDEKSRPSPSSNRSSQDSASKTPQREGREGREGPSLSQGPYAPSSTAKSSCSVVSTPSHPDDTMASNTETTLSGGPNSTSLPGPFPGPCSMSRPDNIPINPNQGPNGPMGPSTSSFDPISSLAQMSQQLTNTVGGGGPGPGGPMGPNGGGMGPFGSGPHHMQHHHSMHPHGHPHMMMNDLGCHMDNMGPGMGGPMEGMMSGGDFPPDMNLSPKMSGGPMGGPMGPMGPDASMMGPRMGGPGKMPPFNGANVQVKASAPNTIQYLPTRPQMPCNTGPRGPPSLDFLQRVTNPMQMDSSKGVQYFPGARGMDMEGSMRGVMRAPGGMLRMPHYPAGFNSPPKMAGDPFGGPGPNPMCGPNFRGVKGGMGPGGVRMGAAQPLPPSMGGPGPGFKGQGFAMPSTADPNYAAQFHNFQQQLYATGSRGAQPHAGYPPYQPSK
- the LOC123877330 gene encoding collagen alpha-1(I) chain-like isoform X4 translates to MIKEKEKGGGARLKDEPNDPAEPGHGSRPPSASLPTPAALKKEPDEPAHRVKMEPHSQGGEDSNADLGVDGIKTEIDGLMDSDGDPTKSPQCELGGPGSLKSERLSSDSNDIIDPQTGLRGSTGNLQDGNPNCRNPNGPENMGSCRMGNSGPMGPGVSMGPMSSEAQTLPSNVISKQSGSMEQSQIFVFSTMLANKGAESVISGQHHSIIAYHCAQPATKKYLEKHPLKIGQFNKQNPAQWLNNLAMAKSRAGMRGGPNMMGGPNQMGHMMGGPMGPNMGPMGHGGPMGHMGPSMMGHSRMGGPGNQMMMMKGGPGQMGQMGPGMGPMDGFPGGTPSCGVMDGLGADGEMPWDTKNSSVMSNGMANGPSQMPPCSEAGDNNSGDNNMPCQPGPKVSSAGVKIPDENLTPQQRAHREEQLATIRKMQQILFPESGSNPNQPGDGSQPPSDINPPISSANMNMSYPPMSAHGPMGPGPNGPMVSMPSSMSSGPSCTMSGPMGPNGPMGGPMGPGGPMGPNGPMGGPMGNMGPGMGMGGHGSMGPNGMMGPNGPMMSGMGPNGPMGPMGPCGMKGIRGPCGGPDMKSGMCTDMHMGRGCGGPMGKYFQRMPNPMGGMGGPKPCMMGPHGMGPRMMPGPNLNAMNGGIMMEGGMMGAMVHGDCGPEHQHQHHGMPMNGPMCDEYGRGRSMGPGDPGGLGPGLGPGMGHKSSRSPKSPPSDIDWQKLHHHFFDESKSTQVKSPCSERGGCLPPPPYGASPLHRSASVPIATQSPSQGSGVQMPMSAEASRAGSALSSPAHCKQKSDPPEILEKLDDGVFVRTLQCLAAQQQKNQQGGNHSKEPSLMPVPSPQQISYLNQFEGQELTIQKQPNTSLKDNGPPSNSGGQTPQSSSNQKSPAGMMPGTPEPHSSLSEQRSGRFSMEQSPGPGFNNPQTPTSAANTSSSKQDEKSRPSPSSNRSSQDSASKTPQREGREGREGPSLSQGPYAPSSTAKSSCSVVSTPSHPDDTMASNTETTLSGGPNSTSLPGPFPGPCSMSRPDNIPINPNQGPNGPMGPSTSSFDPISSLAQMSQQLTNTVGGGGPGPGGPMGPNGGGMGPFGSGPHHMQHHHSMHPHGHPHMMMNDLGCHMDNMGPGMGGPMEGMMSGGDFPPDMNLSPKMSGGPMGGPMGPMGPDASMMGPRMGGPGKMPPFNGANVQVKASAPNTIQYLPTRPQMPCNTGPRGPPSLDFLQRVTNPMQMDSSKGVQYFPGARGMDMEGSMRGVMRAPGGMLRMPHYPAGFNSPPKMAGDPFGGPGPNPMCGPNFRGVKGGMGPGGVRMGAAQPLPPSMGGPGPGFKGQGFAMPSTADPNYAAQFHNFQQQLYATGSRGAQPHAGYPPYQPSK